From one Actinopolyspora saharensis genomic stretch:
- the glp gene encoding gephyrin-like molybdotransferase Glp: MAHTTDPSALLSVDEYRRRVAELLVPTPTVNLPLDECLGLALAEGLTAPISLPPFDNSAMDGYAVRSADLAEAAPDRPVTLPVTADIPAGRVHVDELAAGTAHRIMTGAQLPPGADATVPVERTDGGTERVRIHATVAAGANVRGSGEDVTAGQTVLDAGCTLGAAQLGMASAVGSAELPVHRPPRVLVLSTGSELVRPGTPLRDGEIYESNGTMLAAAVRQCGGTAELLHFVPDDVAAFHSALEPYLEETDLILTSGGVSAGAYEVVKDALEGDEVRFEKVAVQPGMPQGAGHYTAGGRRVPVITLPGNPVSSIVSFEVFVRPALRRAGGHSTVERPRRRATLSETLRSSPSKRQYRRGLFDPESDTVTAQGGPGSHLLSGMAAANCLIQLPEESSEAPEGITVDVWLLDG, from the coding sequence GTGGCTCACACAACCGATCCCTCGGCACTGCTGTCGGTGGACGAGTACCGCAGGCGCGTAGCGGAACTGCTCGTCCCGACTCCGACGGTGAACCTGCCACTGGACGAATGCCTGGGACTGGCGCTGGCCGAAGGTCTGACGGCGCCGATCTCCCTGCCGCCCTTCGACAACTCGGCCATGGACGGTTACGCCGTCCGCTCGGCCGATCTCGCGGAAGCGGCCCCGGACAGACCCGTGACTCTTCCCGTGACCGCCGACATCCCCGCGGGCCGGGTGCACGTCGACGAGCTCGCCGCGGGGACGGCTCATCGGATAATGACGGGCGCGCAGCTGCCTCCCGGCGCCGACGCGACGGTCCCGGTGGAGCGCACCGACGGGGGCACGGAGCGGGTGAGGATCCACGCCACCGTTGCCGCCGGAGCCAACGTCCGCGGCAGCGGTGAGGACGTGACCGCGGGGCAGACCGTCCTCGACGCCGGGTGCACGCTCGGGGCCGCCCAACTGGGCATGGCCTCGGCCGTGGGAAGCGCCGAGCTCCCGGTCCACCGCCCTCCTCGGGTGCTCGTGCTCTCGACCGGTTCGGAGCTGGTGCGTCCGGGAACACCGCTGCGCGACGGTGAGATCTACGAGTCCAACGGAACGATGCTCGCGGCGGCGGTGCGCCAGTGCGGCGGCACGGCCGAGCTGCTGCACTTCGTGCCCGACGACGTCGCGGCCTTCCACTCCGCGCTGGAGCCTTACCTGGAAGAGACCGATCTGATCCTCACCTCCGGCGGGGTGAGCGCCGGTGCCTACGAGGTGGTCAAGGACGCGCTGGAGGGCGACGAGGTCCGCTTCGAGAAGGTCGCCGTGCAGCCGGGCATGCCGCAGGGGGCGGGCCACTACACCGCGGGAGGGCGACGTGTCCCCGTGATCACGCTTCCGGGCAACCCAGTCAGCTCGATCGTGTCCTTCGAGGTGTTCGTGCGCCCCGCCCTGCGCCGGGCGGGCGGGCACAGCACAGTGGAACGCCCGCGCAGAAGAGCGACGCTGTCCGAGACCCTGCGCTCCTCGCCGAGCAAGCGCCAGTACCGGCGCGGGCTCTTCGACCCGGAGTCCGACACGGTCACGGCGCAGGGAGGACCGGGCTCGCACCTGCTCTCCGGCATGGCCGCCGCCAACTGCCTCATCCAGCTTCCGGAGGAGAGCTCCGAGGCCCCGGAGGGGATCACAGTGGACGTATGGCTCCTCGACGGCTGA